One segment of Alphaproteobacteria bacterium DNA contains the following:
- a CDS encoding DUF898 family protein produces MSDVSTASAALPPAWSATPEPPAAPAPMPPPKPPVQLIYDGKLGELYVIYLRALLLTLLTLGWYRFWGRTSVRRYLWSHFSAFGDRFEYRGLGVELFLGFLIAIGSLLVLEGAVLGLVWWAWGDELPAEIGMTDIMTWTLIIVGLPLLPVAQYAGWRYRFTRSAWRGIRAGLKGSSWTYGFMAIGWGLVNAMCMQLVTPVRDVSLNGYRTRHMTFGNLNFGFAGRAADIYGRFIGFYFLNIAAWIVLAIVVFMIIRGVSSSIGSLSFEQMMEKLAHPTPMVLLVLFLIVLGFYTLVGLMILPVRCWWMAYSVRYMVSRAWFDRLQFVTGVTTRQIWGFLVVNYMILLFTLGLGGPWVMHRTARLISRQLWIYGEIDPAAVAQALGGDAGVGEGLLDVFDVGSV; encoded by the coding sequence ATGAGTGACGTGTCGACCGCATCCGCCGCCCTGCCGCCCGCCTGGTCGGCCACACCCGAACCGCCCGCCGCGCCGGCGCCGATGCCACCGCCCAAGCCGCCAGTGCAGCTGATCTATGACGGCAAGCTGGGCGAGCTCTACGTCATCTATCTGCGAGCGCTGCTGCTGACCCTGCTGACCCTGGGCTGGTACCGATTCTGGGGGCGCACCAGCGTTCGGCGCTATCTGTGGTCCCACTTCTCCGCCTTCGGCGACCGCTTCGAGTATCGCGGCCTGGGTGTCGAGCTCTTCCTCGGCTTCCTGATCGCCATCGGCTCGCTCCTGGTGCTCGAGGGTGCGGTGCTCGGCCTGGTGTGGTGGGCCTGGGGCGACGAGCTGCCGGCCGAGATCGGCATGACCGACATCATGACCTGGACGCTGATCATCGTCGGCCTGCCACTCCTGCCGGTGGCGCAGTACGCCGGCTGGCGATATCGCTTCACCCGTAGCGCCTGGCGCGGCATCCGCGCCGGCCTGAAGGGCTCGTCGTGGACCTATGGCTTCATGGCGATCGGCTGGGGCCTGGTGAACGCGATGTGCATGCAGCTGGTCACGCCGGTGCGCGACGTGTCGCTCAACGGCTATCGCACGCGCCACATGACCTTCGGCAACCTCAACTTCGGCTTCGCCGGGCGAGCCGCCGACATCTATGGCCGGTTCATCGGCTTCTATTTCCTCAACATCGCCGCCTGGATCGTGCTGGCGATCGTCGTCTTCATGATCATCCGCGGCGTGTCGTCGAGCATCGGCTCGCTCTCGTTCGAGCAGATGATGGAGAAGCTGGCGCATCCCACGCCGATGGTGCTGCTCGTCCTCTTCCTCATCGTGCTCGGCTTCTACACCCTGGTCGGCCTGATGATCCTGCCGGTGCGCTGCTGGTGGATGGCCTACTCGGTCCGCTACATGGTTTCGCGCGCCTGGTTCGACCGGCTGCAGTTCGTCACCGGCGTCACGACCCGGCAGATCTGGGGCTTCCTGGTGGTGAACTACATGATCCTGCTGTTCACGCTGGGGCTGGGCGGACCGTGGGTGATGCACCGCACGGCGCGGCTGATCTCGCGGCAGCTCTGGATCTATGGCGAGATCGATCCGGCCGCGGTGGCGCAGGCGCTGGGCGGCGACGCGGGAGTCGGCGAAGGGCTGCTCGACGTGTTCGACGTCGGCAGCGTGTGA
- a CDS encoding M48 family metallopeptidase, with the protein MAGARFYDGLHPTAHEVALRASASEVVAVLADGRIAARWPVPEIEVVSDPWHEPHALMVCPRQPGARLAVEDPGYREALAALGDNMRRAAPRRSRVTPVLGALVAALVVTIGVMAVLIEKAPDVVAPYVPHAMERRIGAAVVTAMQGDSETCTKADGVAALQRLVDRFQVASGYQQKVTVRIIDMYDTTLVGGRERKRRVVNAFAAPGGHMVVMSGLIERADGPEELAGVMAHEMGHIVHRHSVKALLRAYGFGLVTKLVIGGFSSDVGTVADAGGLLLALRHSREAEREADRTALQLLDATGMRADGLARFFGKILDEQGGKDGAQQMGVFSTHPPTNERIEMTTRPATGAPAMSAREWQALRAVCD; encoded by the coding sequence ATGGCAGGGGCACGCTTCTACGACGGTCTGCATCCCACCGCGCACGAGGTGGCGCTGCGGGCGTCGGCTTCGGAAGTGGTGGCGGTGCTGGCCGACGGCCGCATCGCGGCGCGCTGGCCGGTGCCGGAGATCGAGGTCGTGTCGGATCCCTGGCACGAGCCGCATGCGCTGATGGTCTGCCCGCGCCAGCCCGGCGCGCGGCTGGCGGTCGAGGATCCCGGCTACCGCGAGGCGCTGGCCGCGCTGGGCGACAACATGCGCCGCGCCGCGCCGCGCCGCTCGCGCGTCACCCCGGTGCTCGGCGCGCTGGTGGCGGCGCTGGTCGTGACGATCGGCGTCATGGCTGTGCTGATCGAGAAGGCGCCGGACGTGGTGGCACCCTATGTGCCGCACGCCATGGAGAGGCGCATCGGCGCCGCCGTCGTCACCGCCATGCAGGGCGACTCGGAAACCTGCACGAAAGCCGACGGCGTCGCCGCGCTGCAGCGCCTGGTCGACCGCTTCCAGGTGGCGTCGGGTTACCAGCAGAAGGTCACCGTGCGCATCATCGACATGTACGACACGACGCTGGTCGGCGGCCGCGAGCGCAAGCGGCGCGTGGTCAACGCCTTCGCGGCGCCGGGCGGGCACATGGTGGTGATGTCCGGCCTGATCGAGCGCGCCGACGGACCGGAGGAGCTCGCCGGCGTCATGGCGCACGAGATGGGCCACATTGTGCACCGCCACTCGGTCAAGGCGCTTTTGCGTGCCTATGGCTTCGGCCTGGTCACCAAGCTGGTGATCGGCGGCTTCTCGTCCGACGTCGGCACGGTCGCCGATGCCGGCGGCCTGCTGCTGGCGCTGCGCCACAGCCGCGAGGCCGAGCGCGAGGCCGACCGCACGGCGCTGCAGCTGCTCGACGCCACCGGCATGCGCGCCGACGGACTGGCGCGCTTCTTCGGCAAGATCCTCGACGAGCAGGGCGGCAAGGACGGCGCGCAGCAGATGGGCGTGTTCTCGACCCATCCGCCGACCAATGAGCGCATCGAGATGACGACGCGGCCGGCGACCGGCGCGCCGGCGATGAGCGCGCGCGAGTGGCAGGCGCTGCGCGCGGTGTGCGACTGA
- the ccrA gene encoding crotonyl-CoA carboxylase/reductase, translating to MTAALAIVPPAHPTASQPVKDLYEVGEIPPLGHVPSKMYAWAIRRERHGPPEESMRLEVVETPSIGEDEVLVLVMAAGVNYNGVWAGLGIPISPFDVHKAPFHIAGSDASGVVWAIGAKVKRWKVGDEVVVHCNQDDGDDEECNGGDPMFSPSQRIWGYETPDGSFAQFCRVQARQLMKRPQHLTWEESASYTLTLATAYRMLFGHRPHILRPGHNVLVWGAAGGIGSMAVQLIAAAGANAIGVISDASKTDFVMQLGAKGVINRNDFDCWGQLPDVDDQKGYAEYMKKCRKFGAAIWQHTGKGNDVDFVFEHPGEQTFPVSCFVVKRGGMVVFCAGTTGYNLTMDARFVWMRQKRIQGSHFANLLQASQANQLVIERRVDPCMSEVFAWEDIPRAHTKMWKNQHKPGNMAVLVSARRPGLRTLEDALEE from the coding sequence ATGACCGCAGCACTGGCGATCGTCCCGCCGGCCCATCCCACCGCCTCGCAGCCGGTGAAGGATCTCTACGAGGTCGGCGAGATCCCGCCGCTGGGCCACGTGCCGTCAAAGATGTACGCCTGGGCGATCCGCCGCGAGCGCCACGGGCCACCCGAAGAGAGCATGCGGCTCGAGGTCGTCGAGACGCCCTCGATCGGCGAGGACGAGGTGCTGGTGCTCGTGATGGCCGCGGGCGTCAACTACAACGGCGTCTGGGCCGGGCTGGGCATCCCGATCTCGCCCTTCGACGTGCACAAGGCACCGTTCCACATTGCCGGCTCCGACGCCTCGGGCGTGGTCTGGGCGATCGGCGCCAAGGTCAAGCGCTGGAAGGTCGGCGACGAGGTCGTCGTCCACTGCAACCAGGACGACGGCGACGACGAGGAGTGCAACGGCGGCGACCCGATGTTCTCGCCCAGCCAGCGCATCTGGGGCTACGAGACGCCCGACGGCTCCTTCGCCCAGTTCTGCCGCGTGCAGGCGCGCCAGCTGATGAAGCGCCCGCAGCACCTGACCTGGGAGGAGAGCGCCTCCTACACGCTGACGCTCGCCACCGCCTACCGCATGCTGTTCGGCCACCGCCCGCATATCCTGCGGCCCGGCCACAACGTGCTGGTCTGGGGCGCCGCCGGCGGCATCGGCTCGATGGCCGTGCAGCTGATCGCCGCCGCCGGCGCCAACGCCATCGGCGTGATCTCCGATGCCTCGAAGACCGACTTCGTGATGCAGCTCGGCGCCAAGGGCGTGATCAACCGCAACGATTTCGATTGCTGGGGCCAGCTGCCCGACGTCGACGACCAGAAGGGCTACGCCGAGTATATGAAGAAGTGCCGCAAGTTCGGCGCGGCGATCTGGCAGCACACCGGCAAGGGCAACGACGTCGACTTCGTCTTCGAGCATCCCGGCGAGCAGACCTTCCCGGTGTCCTGCTTCGTCGTGAAGCGCGGCGGCATGGTGGTGTTCTGCGCCGGCACCACCGGCTACAACCTCACCATGGACGCGCGCTTCGTGTGGATGCGCCAGAAGCGCATCCAGGGCAGCCACTTCGCCAACCTGCTGCAGGCCAGCCAGGCCAACCAGCTGGTGATCGAGCGCCGCGTCGATCCGTGCATGAGCGAGGTCTTCGCCTGGGAGGACATCCCGCGCGCCCACACCAAGATGTGGAAGAACCAGCACAAGCCCGGCAACATGGCGGTGCTGGTCTCGGCCCGGCGCCCGGGCCTGCGCACGCTGGAAGACGCGTTGGAAGAATAG
- a CDS encoding acyl-CoA dehydrogenase family protein — protein sequence MSVAEELATPSLVLDRLLPLCAEAEAIAESFDIAAKNAVRKLIAPSGRVDARLLEREQFAAHGYAWIATYVAGLRQMRRWAEALKAHGTFGELEQLILQSAFGEYLNQLSGGIAISQVEVVRPGDLGIDDAALGALDSGAARTLRAAGNTASVRARIAELLADALDTGDFGALGLDDEALTMVRDQFRRFVNDEVLPFAHDWHLKDELIPLPVVQKMAELGVFGLTIPEEWGGLGMGKLAMCVVTEELSRGYIGVGSLGTRSEIAGELIRAGGTEAQKQKYLAAIATGQILPTAVFTEPNTGSDLASLRTRAVREGDTYKVYGNKTWITHAARADIMTMLVRTNPDKPGYQGLSMLLAEKPRGSESDPFPARGMTGGEIRVLGYRGMKEYELGFDGFEVPAANLLGEAEGNGFKQLMATFEGARIQTAARAIGVAQCAMELGLRYARDRVQFAKPIVNFPRVAGKIAWMAVETMIARQLTYFAAREKDGDRRCDIEAGMAKLLAARVAWSNADNALQIHGGNGYAMEYPISRVLCDARILNIFEGAAEIQAQVVCRGLVEGRN from the coding sequence ATGTCTGTCGCGGAAGAACTTGCGACGCCGTCGCTGGTGCTCGACCGTTTGCTGCCGCTGTGCGCCGAGGCCGAAGCGATCGCCGAGTCCTTCGACATCGCCGCCAAGAACGCGGTGCGCAAGCTGATCGCGCCGTCGGGCCGCGTCGACGCCAGGCTGTTGGAACGCGAGCAGTTCGCCGCGCACGGCTATGCCTGGATCGCCACCTACGTCGCCGGCCTGCGCCAGATGCGGCGCTGGGCCGAGGCGCTGAAGGCGCACGGCACGTTCGGCGAGCTCGAGCAATTGATCCTGCAGTCCGCGTTCGGCGAGTACCTCAACCAGCTCTCAGGCGGCATCGCCATCAGCCAGGTCGAGGTGGTGCGCCCCGGCGATCTCGGCATCGACGACGCGGCGCTCGGCGCGCTCGACTCCGGCGCCGCGCGCACCCTGCGCGCCGCGGGCAACACCGCTTCGGTGCGCGCGCGCATCGCCGAGTTGCTGGCCGATGCGCTCGACACCGGCGATTTCGGCGCGCTGGGCCTCGACGACGAGGCGCTCACCATGGTGCGCGACCAGTTCCGCCGCTTCGTCAACGACGAGGTGCTGCCCTTCGCGCACGACTGGCACCTGAAGGACGAGCTGATCCCGCTGCCCGTGGTGCAGAAGATGGCCGAGCTCGGCGTCTTCGGCCTCACCATCCCGGAGGAGTGGGGCGGGCTGGGCATGGGCAAGCTGGCAATGTGCGTCGTCACCGAGGAGCTGTCGCGCGGCTACATCGGCGTCGGCTCGCTGGGCACGCGCTCGGAGATCGCCGGCGAGCTGATCCGCGCCGGCGGCACCGAGGCGCAGAAGCAGAAGTACCTGGCGGCGATCGCCACTGGGCAGATCCTGCCCACCGCCGTCTTCACCGAGCCCAACACCGGCTCCGACCTCGCGTCCTTGCGCACCCGCGCCGTGCGCGAAGGCGACACCTACAAGGTCTACGGCAACAAGACCTGGATCACGCATGCCGCGCGCGCCGACATCATGACCATGCTGGTGCGCACCAACCCCGACAAGCCAGGCTACCAGGGCCTGTCGATGCTGCTGGCCGAGAAGCCGCGCGGCAGCGAGAGCGATCCGTTCCCGGCCAGGGGCATGACCGGTGGCGAGATCAGGGTGCTGGGCTATCGCGGCATGAAGGAATACGAGCTGGGCTTCGACGGCTTCGAGGTGCCGGCGGCGAACCTGCTGGGCGAGGCCGAGGGCAACGGCTTCAAGCAGTTGATGGCGACCTTCGAGGGCGCGCGCATCCAGACCGCGGCGCGCGCCATCGGCGTGGCGCAATGCGCGATGGAGCTCGGACTGCGCTACGCCAGGGACCGCGTGCAGTTCGCCAAGCCGATCGTCAATTTCCCGCGCGTCGCCGGCAAGATCGCCTGGATGGCGGTCGAGACCATGATCGCGCGCCAGCTCACCTACTTTGCGGCGCGCGAGAAGGACGGCGACCGACGCTGCGACATCGAGGCCGGCATGGCCAAGCTGCTGGCCGCGCGCGTTGCCTGGAGCAACGCCGACAACGCCCTGCAGATCCACGGCGGCAACGGCTACGCCATGGAGTACCCGATCAGCCGCGTGCTGTGCGACGCGCGCATCCTCAACATCTTCGAGGGCGCGGCGGAGATCCAGGCGCAGGTGGTGTGCCGCGGGCTGGTCGAGGGCCGCAACTAG
- a CDS encoding beta-lactamase family protein, with protein sequence MSEDSKARIQRIAQAAFAQHRELDRVPAMAAGVVIDGALVAFSGFGAGPDSIFRIASMTKSFTAAAALILRDEGKLDIDAPITRYAPEFATLKGPTTDSPAITTRHLLSMQSGLATDDPWGDRHLDIGDGELDAAVRAGPLFACVPGTAFEYSNLGYALIGRVMHRASGIRPQAFISERLLKPLGMSRTVWESKDAPPGADIVVGLRADNGAPEPTPPDGGLAPMGGLWSTVADLAKWVDFLADAWPPRDGADGAPLSRASRREMQRVETAIEPFDSRSADGTVWPFSGGYGLGLQIGHDRDLGEVVEHSGGLPGYGSNMRWVKNTRVGLIALGNATYAPMRYATRRALAALAAAGVVRRPGLSATPTLLEAGTALFDLLTNWDDKRAAAIFADNVAPDDALAQRRRAAASLVQRHGTLKLARVDPMSRTTGRIVAHSATGEITISFQLAPVGGVQKYDLPT encoded by the coding sequence GTGAGCGAAGACAGCAAGGCCCGGATCCAGCGCATCGCCCAGGCGGCGTTCGCGCAGCACAGGGAGCTCGACCGCGTGCCGGCGATGGCCGCGGGCGTCGTGATCGACGGCGCACTCGTGGCGTTCAGCGGCTTCGGCGCCGGCCCGGACTCGATCTTCCGCATCGCCTCGATGACCAAGAGCTTCACCGCTGCCGCGGCGCTGATCCTGCGCGACGAGGGAAAGCTCGATATCGACGCGCCGATCACGCGCTATGCACCCGAGTTCGCCACGCTGAAGGGACCGACTACGGACTCGCCCGCGATCACCACGCGGCACCTGCTGTCGATGCAGAGCGGCCTGGCGACCGACGATCCCTGGGGCGACCGCCATCTCGACATCGGCGATGGCGAGCTCGACGCCGCCGTGCGCGCCGGTCCGCTTTTCGCCTGCGTGCCCGGCACGGCCTTCGAATATTCCAATCTTGGCTACGCGCTGATCGGCCGCGTCATGCACCGCGCCTCGGGGATACGGCCGCAGGCCTTCATCAGCGAGCGGCTACTGAAGCCGCTGGGCATGAGCCGCACGGTCTGGGAGTCGAAGGACGCGCCGCCCGGCGCCGACATCGTCGTCGGCCTGCGCGCCGACAACGGGGCGCCCGAGCCGACACCGCCCGACGGCGGCCTGGCGCCGATGGGCGGGCTGTGGTCGACCGTCGCCGATCTGGCCAAATGGGTCGATTTCCTCGCCGATGCCTGGCCGCCGCGCGACGGCGCCGACGGCGCGCCGCTCAGCCGCGCCTCGCGCCGCGAGATGCAGCGCGTCGAGACGGCGATCGAGCCCTTCGACTCGCGCTCGGCCGACGGCACGGTGTGGCCCTTCAGCGGCGGCTATGGGCTGGGCCTGCAGATCGGCCACGACCGCGATCTCGGCGAGGTGGTCGAGCATTCCGGCGGCCTGCCGGGCTACGGCTCCAACATGCGCTGGGTGAAGAACACGCGCGTCGGCCTGATCGCGCTGGGCAATGCGACCTACGCACCGATGCGCTACGCGACGCGACGCGCGCTCGCGGCGCTGGCCGCCGCCGGCGTGGTTCGCCGCCCCGGACTTTCGGCGACGCCGACGCTCCTCGAGGCCGGCACGGCGCTGTTCGACCTGCTGACGAACTGGGACGACAAGCGCGCCGCCGCGATCTTCGCCGACAATGTCGCGCCCGACGATGCCTTGGCGCAGCGCCGGCGTGCCGCCGCTTCATTGGTGCAGCGCCATGGCACGCTGAAGCTGGCGCGGGTCGACCCGATGTCACGCACCACGGGCCGCATTGTCGCCCATTCCGCGACGGGCGAGATCACGATCAGCTTTCAGCTCGCGCCGGTCGGCGGCGTGCAGAAGTACGATCTGCCGACGTGA
- a CDS encoding nucleotidyltransferase substrate binding protein, which translates to MAEDELILTPIANAASSLRRAILVNPRDEFVRDAIVQRFEYTYELAWKFMRRRLLAQGVETNTLTRRDLFREAAKAGLIDDPVAWFDFTRARNLVSHTYNEVTALEVVAVAEAFLPAVETLIARLEKLNDDSA; encoded by the coding sequence ATGGCTGAAGACGAACTGATCCTCACGCCCATTGCAAACGCCGCTTCGTCCCTGCGGCGGGCGATACTTGTCAATCCGCGCGACGAGTTTGTGCGAGATGCCATTGTGCAGCGTTTCGAGTACACCTACGAGCTGGCGTGGAAGTTCATGCGACGTCGGCTGCTCGCCCAGGGCGTCGAGACGAACACGCTGACTCGACGGGATCTTTTTCGCGAGGCGGCAAAGGCAGGCTTGATCGACGATCCGGTGGCATGGTTCGACTTCACGCGCGCGCGAAACCTCGTTAGCCATACATACAACGAGGTCACCGCACTGGAGGTAGTCGCGGTGGCGGAGGCTTTTCTTCCCGCCGTCGAAACGCTGATTGCCAGGCTGGAGAAGCTCAATGACGATTCAGCTTGA
- a CDS encoding nucleotidyltransferase domain-containing protein: protein MTIQLEADHLEEVRRLLDAHLPGARAWCFGSRATGDARRFSDLDIAVEMEGGVPWRRLSELKEAFSDSDLPITVDVVDWDTLDPEFRAAVEKRRVPL from the coding sequence ATGACGATTCAGCTTGAAGCGGATCACCTCGAAGAAGTGCGTCGACTGCTCGATGCGCATCTGCCCGGGGCTCGTGCGTGGTGCTTCGGATCGCGCGCGACCGGCGATGCCCGCCGTTTCAGCGATCTCGACATCGCCGTGGAGATGGAGGGTGGTGTCCCATGGCGACGACTGAGCGAGCTGAAGGAGGCGTTTTCCGACAGCGATCTGCCGATCACCGTCGATGTCGTCGATTGGGATACACTCGACCCGGAGTTCCGGGCTGCGGTTGAGAAGCGACGCGTTCCATTGTGA
- the recQ gene encoding DNA helicase RecQ — protein sequence MSEKLPEFARAEEALHRVFGFADFRPGQREIVEAIVGGQDVLAVMPTGAGKSLCYQLPALLRDGVTVVVSPLIALMRDQVEALRALGIGAAALNSANGAAGNARTFEMLREQRLSLVYCAPERLALADTRNALAAAGVGLLAVDEAHCVSKWGHDFRADYLTLGEARAALGEPQTVAFTATADAATRQEIAERLFKREPKVFVHGFDRPNLRLAMAAKESTGRQLLSFLRGHRGESGIVYRASRKKTEDTAAMLNQEGFRAVPYHAGMEAAERTRNQDLFQREDGVIVVATIAFGMGIDKPDVRFVCHGDLPKDIESYYQEIGRAGRDGLPANTLTLYGLDDMRVRRMQIDESEAAEEQKRAQRQRLNALVSLCEAPRCRRQTLLAYFGETVEPCGNCDLCLEGIAVIDGTVEAQKALSAMVRTGERFGTEHLVSLLVGEGTESIQRFRHDRLPTFGVGKDRDKREWRAVLRQINALGLATMDISEYGRWVVGERGWAVLRGKERVEMRDVRMTPRQARKEAAARKVRAAIGEQAMADVDGDLLSELKALRNRIARGMGMAAYMVFPDRTLLDFARLRPATPEAMLACHGVGEAKMARHGATFLEAIRAHQGGSGA from the coding sequence GTGAGTGAAAAGTTGCCTGAGTTCGCAAGGGCCGAGGAAGCCCTCCATCGCGTCTTCGGCTTCGCCGATTTCCGGCCCGGCCAGCGCGAGATCGTCGAGGCCATCGTCGGCGGCCAGGACGTGCTGGCGGTGATGCCGACCGGCGCCGGCAAGTCGCTGTGCTACCAGCTGCCCGCCCTGCTGCGCGATGGCGTCACCGTGGTGGTCTCGCCGCTGATCGCCCTGATGCGCGACCAGGTCGAGGCGCTGCGCGCGCTGGGAATCGGGGCGGCGGCGCTGAACTCGGCCAACGGCGCCGCGGGCAATGCGCGCACCTTCGAGATGCTGCGCGAGCAGCGCCTGTCGCTGGTCTATTGCGCGCCCGAGCGCCTGGCGCTGGCCGACACACGCAATGCGCTGGCCGCCGCCGGCGTCGGCCTGCTGGCGGTCGACGAGGCGCATTGCGTTTCGAAATGGGGTCACGACTTTCGCGCCGACTATCTCACGCTGGGCGAGGCGCGCGCGGCGCTGGGCGAGCCGCAGACCGTGGCCTTCACCGCCACCGCCGACGCCGCGACGCGCCAGGAGATCGCCGAGCGCCTGTTCAAGCGTGAGCCGAAGGTCTTCGTGCACGGCTTCGACCGCCCCAACCTGCGCCTGGCGATGGCGGCGAAGGAGAGCACGGGCCGCCAGCTGCTGTCGTTCCTGCGCGGCCATCGCGGCGAGAGCGGCATCGTCTACCGCGCCTCGCGCAAGAAGACCGAGGACACCGCGGCGATGCTGAACCAGGAGGGCTTCCGCGCCGTGCCCTATCACGCCGGCATGGAGGCCGCCGAGCGCACGCGCAACCAGGACCTGTTCCAGCGCGAGGACGGCGTCATCGTCGTCGCCACCATCGCCTTCGGCATGGGCATCGACAAGCCCGACGTGCGCTTCGTCTGCCACGGCGACCTGCCCAAGGACATCGAGAGCTACTACCAGGAGATCGGCCGCGCCGGGCGCGACGGGCTGCCGGCCAACACGCTGACACTCTACGGTCTCGACGACATGCGCGTGCGTCGGATGCAGATCGACGAGAGCGAGGCGGCCGAGGAGCAGAAGCGCGCCCAGCGCCAGCGGCTCAACGCGCTGGTCTCGCTGTGCGAGGCGCCGCGCTGCCGGCGGCAGACCCTGCTGGCCTATTTCGGCGAGACGGTCGAGCCCTGCGGCAATTGCGATCTCTGCCTCGAGGGCATCGCCGTGATCGACGGCACGGTCGAGGCGCAGAAGGCGCTGTCGGCCATGGTGCGCACCGGCGAGCGCTTCGGCACCGAGCACCTGGTGTCGCTGCTGGTGGGCGAGGGTACCGAGTCGATCCAGCGATTCCGTCACGACCGGCTGCCGACCTTCGGCGTCGGCAAGGATCGCGACAAGCGCGAATGGCGCGCCGTGCTGCGCCAGATCAATGCGCTCGGGCTGGCGACCATGGACATCTCGGAGTACGGCCGCTGGGTGGTGGGCGAGCGCGGCTGGGCGGTGCTGCGCGGCAAGGAGCGCGTGGAGATGCGCGACGTGCGCATGACGCCGCGCCAGGCGCGCAAGGAGGCGGCCGCCCGCAAGGTGCGCGCCGCGATCGGCGAGCAAGCCATGGCCGATGTCGACGGGGACCTGCTGAGCGAGCTCAAGGCCCTGCGCAACCGCATCGCGCGCGGCATGGGCATGGCGGCCTACATGGTGTTTCCCGATCGCACCCTGCTGGACTTCGCGCGCCTGAGGCCCGCGACGCCGGAAGCGATGCTCGCCTGTCACGGTGTCGGCGAGGCCAAGATGGCACGCCACGGCGCGACCTTCCTCGAGGCGATCCGCGCGCATCAGGGAGGCAGCGGCGCATGA
- a CDS encoding GNAT family N-acetyltransferase, giving the protein MSRPKFPMLETERLRLRRFRLGDIDAMHAAFGSARAMRYWTTLPLKTRAETAKRVRGMMKIDVQDQWLRWAIARRRDDACLGMINYYARNEGSRRLELGWILAPRHEGKGYAREATQAVIRYCIDVLGTHRIEAMIMPENTASIRLAEAVGFKLEGGPLRDRWRRGEEYRSVMVYGLLAGEER; this is encoded by the coding sequence ATGAGCCGGCCGAAATTCCCAATGCTCGAGACCGAGCGCCTGCGCCTGCGCCGCTTCCGGCTGGGCGACATCGACGCCATGCACGCCGCCTTCGGCAGCGCTCGTGCGATGCGATACTGGACCACGCTGCCTCTGAAGACGCGTGCCGAGACGGCGAAGCGGGTGCGCGGCATGATGAAGATCGACGTCCAGGATCAGTGGCTGCGCTGGGCGATCGCGCGGCGGCGCGACGATGCCTGCCTCGGCATGATCAACTACTACGCACGCAACGAGGGCTCGCGCCGGCTCGAGCTGGGCTGGATCCTCGCGCCGAGGCACGAGGGCAAGGGCTACGCGCGCGAGGCGACGCAGGCGGTGATCCGCTACTGCATCGACGTGCTCGGCACGCATCGCATCGAGGCGATGATCATGCCCGAGAACACCGCGTCGATCCGACTCGCCGAGGCGGTGGGTTTCAAGCTCGAGGGCGGGCCGCTGCGCGATCGCTGGCGGCGCGGCGAGGAGTACCGCAGCGTAATGGTCTACGGCCTGCTGGCGGGCGAGGAGAGATGA
- a CDS encoding HAD-IA family hydrolase, translating into MLVIFDCDGVLVDTEPLSNRCFAEALNREGLDWDVAETMRRLMGRSMRSCIEIVEAELGRTVPGDFVERLQDRTFACFRDEGVHAVPGVIAALDALERAGAATCVASSGDHGKMRITLGGAGLWDRFDGRIFSATQVARGKPAPDLFLFAARRMGMPAGDSIVIEDSAAGAQAARAAGMRAYGYVGAPHTDRAGLVEAGATLFDDMRRLPSLLGMVAA; encoded by the coding sequence GTGCTGGTGATCTTCGACTGCGACGGCGTGCTGGTCGATACCGAGCCGCTGTCGAATCGCTGCTTCGCCGAGGCGCTCAACCGCGAAGGCCTGGACTGGGATGTCGCCGAGACCATGCGCCGGCTGATGGGCCGCTCGATGAGGAGCTGCATCGAGATCGTCGAGGCCGAGCTGGGACGCACCGTGCCCGGCGATTTCGTCGAGCGCCTGCAGGACCGCACCTTCGCGTGCTTCCGCGACGAAGGCGTGCACGCGGTGCCGGGGGTGATCGCCGCGCTCGACGCGCTGGAGCGCGCCGGCGCGGCGACCTGCGTCGCCTCGTCGGGCGATCACGGCAAGATGCGCATCACGCTGGGCGGCGCCGGGCTGTGGGATCGCTTCGACGGGCGCATCTTCAGCGCGACCCAGGTGGCGCGCGGCAAGCCGGCGCCCGACCTGTTCCTGTTCGCCGCCCGGCGCATGGGCATGCCGGCGGGCGACAGCATCGTGATCGAGGACTCCGCGGCCGGTGCCCAGGCGGCGCGCGCCGCCGGCATGCGCGCCTATGGCTATGTCGGCGCGCCGCACACCGATCGCGCCGGGCTGGTCGAGGCGGGCGCGACGCTCTTCGACGACATGCGCCGGCTGCCGAGCTTGCTGGGCATGGTCGCGGCATGA